One window from the genome of Diospyros lotus cultivar Yz01 chromosome 11, ASM1463336v1, whole genome shotgun sequence encodes:
- the LOC127813783 gene encoding long-chain-alcohol oxidase FAO4A-like, translating into MQISSHRQHLFCSTMEQNSAAANGFIEGVAVVSCGAGEGRRTRGSSLSGGQMESLAALCDTFFPAVNISGDTSDDYVAAYYRTSASMAGTPQGVAEMITQRLQHPKLVLFRLAIWLLSTCFGTLILCGRKSLSSHFPYLQRFAKVRAEKREEIVKSWSLSFISHLRMLFFAFKILTLLVFFTQVDDNGENLSWKAIGYCGPDPDFMKTVTRKCRTSKETGFLRSDDPENEDLVRKEPIYGPLTDSLIHLNSNPRQLVVESLRRLGCPAAILDGKTNPGPSLIVKCDAVVVGSGSGGSVVAGVLAKAGYKVLVLEKGNYFARANLSLLEGPTMNHMYMGNGLLATDDAGVVILAGETVGGGSTINWSASISTPKHVCKEWCEEYGLELFESKLYREAMEVVCERMGVQSEVENEGFNNAVLRRGCEELGYPVNNIPRNSAANHCCGWCGLGCKDGRKKGGAETWLVDLVDSGNGAVLPGCEAVKVLTRRRKGRDRSIATGVAFEFQYNGERKETCIVESKITIVAAGALSTPPLLKRSGLKNGNIGRNLHLHPVTMAWGHFPETNPWPEPDKRSYEGGIMTAMSTVVADFDKSGYGAVIQTPSLHPGMFSIVMPWISGTDMKTRMCRFSRTAHIFALARDKGSGKVISPNSISYQMDNIDEENLQKGLEKVLRILTAAGAKEIGTHHRSGERLRVKEVSSNEFERFVKKESSRPLKDLLTPICSAHQMGSCRMGSEPRWSAVNQNGETWEVQGLFVADSSVFPTSLGVNPMVTVQAIAYCTAQTVLEVLSRKKSK; encoded by the exons ATGCAGATCTCATCTCATCGTCAACACCTCTTCTGCTCAACAATGGAGCAAAATAGTGCGGCAGCAAATGGATTCATAGAAGGCGTAGCAGTGGTTTCATGTGGCGCCGGAGAAGGAAGACGAACTCGCGGCAGCTCACTCTCCGGCGGTCAGATGGAGTCTCTCGCGGCTCTTTGTGACACCTTCTTCCCCGCCGTCAACATCTCCGGCGACACTTCCGACGACTACGTCGCTGCGTATTATCGAACTTCGGCCTCCATGGCTGGAACTCCACAAGGG GTAGCAGAAATGATAACGCAGAGGTTGCAGCATCCAAAGCTTGTGCTATTCCGATTGGCGATATGGCTGCTGTCGACATGCTTTGGGACGTTGATATTGTGTGGCAGAAAAAGCTTGTCGAGCCATTTCCCATACTTGCAGAGGTTCGCGAAGGTGAGGGCTGAGAAGAGGGAGGAGATAGTGAAGTCATGGTCACTCAGCTTCATCTCTCACCTCAGAATGCTCTTCTTCGCCTTCAAGATCCTCACTCTACTCGTCTTCTTCACTCAG gTAGACGATAATGGCGAAAACCTGTCTTGGAAGGCCATCGGCTACTGCGGACCAGACCCAGACTTCATGAAAACCGTAACTCGAAAATGCAGGACATCGAAAGAAACTGGATTTTTGAGATCAGATGACCCTGAAAACGAAGATCTTGTTCGCAAAGAACCCATCTATGGCCCTCTAACTGACAGCCTCATTCATCTGAACAGTAATCCACGACAACTGGTTGTTGAAAGTCTTCGAAGATTAGGCTGTCCGGCCGCTATTCTTGATGGGAAAACAAATCCTGGCCCATCGTTAATCGTCAAATGCGATGCGGTTGTCGTCGGCTCCGGCTCCGGTGGAAGCGTCGTCGCCGGCGTTCTAGCAAAGGCCGGCTACAAGGTGCTCGTCTTGGAGAAAGGAAACTACTTTGCCAGAGCCAATCTCTCGCTTCTTGAAGGACCAACGATGAATCATATGTACATGGGAAATGGATTACTCGCAACTGACGATGCCGGAGTTGTGATCCTCGCCGGAGAAACTGTCGGCGGAGGTTCCACCATAAATTGGTCGGCTTCAATTTCGACACCAAAACACGTTTGCAAGGAATGGTGTGAGGAATACGGGCTTGAGCTGTTTGAGAGCAAACTGTACAGAGAAGCCATGGAAGTTGTCTGCGAGAGAATGGGAGTTCAATCTGAAGTTGAGAACGAAGGGTTTAACAATGCGGTTTTGAGAAGAGGGTGTGAAGAATTGGGGTATCCGGTGAACAACATTCCCCGAAATTCGGCTGCCAATCACTGCTGCGGCTGGTGCGGCCTCGGCTGCAAAGATGGGAGGAAGAAAGGCGGCGCCGAGACTTGGCTGGTGGACCTGGTGGATTCCGGCAACGGCGCAGTTCTTCCCGGCTGTGAGGCCGTGAAGGTCCTCACcaggagaaggaaaggaagagataGAAGCATTGCAACTGGTGTTGCTTTCGAATTCCAATATAATGGAG AAAGGAAAGAAACTTGCATCGTTGAATCAAAGATCACCATTGTCGCCGCCGGCGCTCTCAGTACACCGCCGCTGCTGAAACGGAGCGGCCTGAAGAATGGAAACATCGGCCGCAACCTCCATCTCCATCCTGTCACAATGGCCTGGGGCCACTTCCCGGAAACAAATCCATGGCCGGAACCAGACAAGAGGAGCTACGAAGGTGGGATAATGACGGCGATGTCAACCGTCGTCGCGGATTTCGATAAGTCCGGCTACGGCGCCGTGATTCAGACGCCGTCACTGCACCCCGGCATGTTCTCAATCGTCATGCCGTGGATTTCTGGAACCGATATGAAGACGCGAATGTGCAGGTTTTCAAGAACTGCCCATATATTTGCATTGGCCAGAGATAAAGGATCAGGAAAAGTGATTTCGCCAAACTCAATCAGCTATCAGATGGACAACATTGACGAAGAGAATCTGCAGAAGGGACTAGAAAAG GTGTTGAGAATACTTACAGCCGCGGGAGCAAAGGAAATCGGGACGCATCATCGGAGTGGCGAGAGGCTGAGAGTGAAAGAAGTGAGCTCGAATGAGTTCGAGAGGTTCGTAAAGAAGGAGAGTTCGAGGCCACTGAAGGACCTGCTGACGCCGATATGCTCGGCGCACCAGATGGGGAGTTGCCGGATGGGGTCGGAGCCGAGGTGGTCGGCGGTGAACCAGAACGGGGAGACGTGGGAGGTGCAGGGTCTGTTCGTGGCGGACTCCAGCGTATTTCCAACGTCTTTGGGAGTGAATCCGATGGTCACTGTTCAGGCTATTGCGTACTGCACTGCCCAGACTGTGCTTGAGGTTCTGAGCAGGAAGAAGAGCAAATAG